Proteins found in one Terriglobales bacterium genomic segment:
- a CDS encoding AI-2E family transporter gives MYKRKATIVFLLAMLTISLGFCYVLARPFLEPLAFAVVLAIACHPLFLRLQKHTKTTTQAALLATLLVFILFVVPLIFLLFAASGQAIGVAQSFGHRSAQEGGMMAFVLKFLERPLAWIGRYVDLSKFDLRSEIITHLNSAGKYLLGLGAALLGNLAGFVVNAIITFFTLFFFFREGGKIVRRIISLLPLSEKQSEKILQGISDTVIGNVYGIVAVGAAQGLLTGIATKIVGMHSSILLGLAAGICSVIPIVGASIVWFPIAVFLLFTGHLWKGIFLLLWGTVLVATVDNIIRPLVVGGKVELHPVLLLFALIGGAQAFGFLGLFLGPVILSITTALIEILLHEMYDEPLPQTEEVRTG, from the coding sequence TTGTACAAGCGGAAGGCCACCATCGTTTTCCTGCTGGCGATGCTCACCATCTCGCTGGGTTTTTGCTACGTACTTGCGCGGCCATTCCTGGAACCACTGGCATTTGCGGTTGTGCTCGCTATTGCATGCCATCCGCTTTTCCTGCGCCTCCAGAAACATACAAAAACAACCACCCAGGCGGCACTGCTGGCGACGCTGCTGGTCTTTATCCTTTTCGTCGTGCCTTTGATATTCCTGCTGTTTGCCGCGAGCGGCCAAGCCATCGGCGTGGCGCAATCGTTCGGCCACAGGAGTGCGCAGGAAGGCGGAATGATGGCGTTCGTGTTGAAGTTTCTGGAGAGGCCACTGGCTTGGATTGGCCGTTACGTCGACCTTTCGAAGTTTGACCTGAGGTCCGAAATTATTACTCACCTGAACAGCGCGGGAAAATATTTGCTCGGACTTGGAGCAGCTCTGCTCGGCAATTTAGCTGGATTCGTGGTGAACGCCATCATCACTTTTTTTACTCTGTTCTTTTTCTTTCGTGAAGGCGGAAAGATCGTGCGTCGCATCATTTCACTGCTGCCCCTTTCTGAAAAGCAATCCGAGAAGATTCTGCAAGGCATCAGCGACACCGTGATCGGAAATGTCTATGGCATTGTGGCCGTAGGTGCAGCCCAGGGCCTTTTGACCGGAATCGCCACCAAGATTGTCGGCATGCATTCTTCGATCCTGTTGGGATTAGCTGCGGGAATCTGCTCGGTAATTCCCATCGTAGGAGCTTCGATTGTGTGGTTCCCCATTGCTGTTTTCCTGCTATTCACTGGTCATCTCTGGAAAGGAATCTTCCTGCTGCTGTGGGGAACCGTGCTCGTCGCGACCGTCGATAACATAATCCGCCCGTTGGTGGTTGGCGGGAAAGTGGAATTGCATCCCGTGCTGCTGCTGTTCGCGCTGATCGGTGGCGCCCAGGCGTTTGGATTCCTGGGACTCTTCCTTGGGCCGGTGATTCTCTCCATCACGACCGCACTGATCGAGATTCTGCTACACGAAATGTACGACGAACCCCTCCCACAGACGGAAGAGGTGCGGACCGGTTGA